In Glycine max cultivar Williams 82 chromosome 4, Glycine_max_v4.0, whole genome shotgun sequence, the genomic stretch CCTAGCCTGTTCTTCTGGCTATTAGTGTTTTCTGATTCTAGTTAGTTGTTTTATCTTTACTTGTTTTAGGATGTCAATATCCTACCATGGTTTATGGACCTGTTATTGTCTGTTTAGGTGTAACTGAAACAATTCTAGTTGGTTTTGTACTGGTTGTGCATGAATGCTTATAGTGACCATCTTCTGACTTGTGTAAGTAGGATAAAAGAAATTGCATTAGTTAGTGATCTTGTTTGGATCTTATGTAAAATAAGTGCACTGTATGTTTGTCCTACTGTGCTATTTACTGGGTTGCTTCAGTGTTTTACGTCTTGTCTAGCAGCCCGGCTTTGTGCTAATAGTAGTGTGTTGTTTTTGTAAGGAAAGACCAATTTTAAACTGAATAATTTTCAGTTGTACTTCTCCAGTTCAGAGATTACTTCAGTAATATTAACTATACTGATATCTTGAGTATGTTAGCAAAATAttccaaaatcatgataaaggGTTTTGGTAATAGGGTTCAGTTTTTGGAGTTGTCTAAGAAATTGTGGTCTGGTTCTTACCTAAAGGCCATAACTTAGTAGCATTTTCtaggataaatatttttgttcatttgaacAGACACATAATTAGCTTGGATTTTGTTTTACACTTTTACTTCCAGATATATTGTAATAGCATGCAGAACTTACAAATGCAGGTGATTATTTGTGTGCTGGAGAGGTCCTACGAGCAATTCCCATTTTGCAGAAAGCATATGGTGATAGCTTACATAAAGTTTTGCATGTTGGTCCTGATACTTGCTATGTGGTCTCTAAATTGCTAAAGGAGGAGGAAACTGAAGCCTGGGGTATAGAACCTTATGATATAGAGGATGCTGATGGTAATTGCAAAACACTTATCGGCAAAGGCATTGTGCGTATGGCTGATATCAAGTTTCCTCTTCCATACAGGCCAAAATCTTTCTCTCTTGTAATTGTTTCGGATGCCCTTGATTTCTTATCTCCCAGATACCTTAACAAAACTCTTCCAGATTTGGCAAGGGTATCAGCTGATGGAATAGTGATATTTACTGGTAAGTGCACTTAAATTAGTGCCTAATCCcgtctataaattaaaaaaatatttttcagtcCAAGGAGATTCCTGTGATCTGCCATTAATTCACATAGCTGTATTAGAGTACAAAATCATAACGAGGAAATGACAGTAGGACATATGTTTCCAGCATTACTTTGGTTCATGAGCTATATAGGAATTATCTTTTTGGAGCATTGAATTGATGAGACTGGCGTCCTGTATAGTTATAGATCAGAAATGTGTTTTAGCTTTTTATCTTATACAAACCATACTCTTAAATACTCTGATACTGGATTTAATATGGATACAAACCATACTCTTAAACCATACTGGATTTAATACTCTGATACAAACCATACTCAGAAATGTGTTTTAGCTTTTtctttggttgaaattttgatgTGTTACTTAGATTTTGAGGTTTTCATATGTTGGTGCTGGTAGGCTGAAAGATGATCTTTAGCAGCTATCAATAATCTGTCGAACTTTTGTCTGGCATATTGGCATCTGataattttatgtgtaaatGTAGGTTTTCCAGATAATCAAAAGGCTAAGGTTGCAGATGTTTCTAAATTTGGAAGAACAGTGAGTATATTTTACGTAGagtaatcatatttttattgctATCGTTGcttcaatataaattattgatcaAGGATTCTAATAGagtaatcatatttttattgttttcattgcttcaatataaattattgatataggATGAATATTTAGAACGCCCATGATCCTAGATCCTCAACCTTTTTGAAGCAAAGGATatcacacaaacacacacacacacatcaatcTGTCTATATATTTGGTTTATAAACAATGAAGGGAATGTTTTTTAGTACTGATTTGCCTTGTTTCAGGCTAAGATGAGGAGTTCATCCTGGTGGGTTCGGTTTTTCCTTTCGATTAACTTAGAGGAGAACGAAACTGCTTCCAAAAAGTTTGCACAGGCTTCAACTAAGAGTTCATACATTCCAAATTGCCAGATATTCCACCTGAAGTCTCTCCATTGACTTTCAGGATGCTTTAAGTACAACAATCATTTGTACCATGTGTTTTCATCTACAACGCTTTCTTTTATAAAggcaattaattaatcaattttttttcaccatGGTATATCTGTTTGTTGCTGACTGTAATAGATTTATATTCTTTGACATACCAACTCTTGGCGGTAAAGGATAAATGAGTTTGgtatttaactaatttatcagTTGAATAGGTGATCTAAAGTGTATTGGCGGTGATTGTTGTACTTAAAGGGATACTCCTTTTTCCTTGAGATATAAATTGAATCTCATTATATATGCTGGATTAATCTGGTATAATGATAAACGACCGCATTTGCTTTTACTCTAGCTACATTACCTCTAAATCATCGCTGATACAAAATGAGGAATAATCAAATCTTCATGCTAACTTCTATGTTAGACTAGAAAACTAAAAGGAAGTTCTTTCTCTTGCTTATTCTTCACTCCCTGTTCTGAACATATAATAGTCTGGATTCTAGTAATGAAAACATGTCACATTCTGTCCTGTATTCCATAACCAGTTTTTTTCTCCCCAAATCTTTGCATATCAGTTGCAGTTTTCTAAATCCAAATATAGAAATGGTTCTTCATTTTCATGAGTCAATAATTTTCTGATTAAAAAGGCTTTATGCTATTTATttgtgccccccccccccccccctttttctgTAAGAGCCTTTTTGCATCAAAGTTAAC encodes the following:
- the LOC100815049 gene encoding probable pectin methylesterase CGR3, translated to MSRRPVNPSRRFGDSGGGLFSSSKSKSSPVVSVGLIIVGCLFLIAYVYKGSGVFGSRLESVSRVEGDYLCAGEVLRAIPILQKAYGDSLHKVLHVGPDTCYVVSKLLKEEETEAWGIEPYDIEDADGNCKTLIGKGIVRMADIKFPLPYRPKSFSLVIVSDALDFLSPRYLNKTLPDLARVSADGIVIFTGFPDNQKAKVADVSKFGRTAKMRSSSWWVRFFLSINLEENETASKKFAQASTKSSYIPNCQIFHLKSLH